From Vicinamibacteria bacterium, one genomic window encodes:
- the aspS gene encoding aspartate--tRNA ligase: MKWTRTHSCGALGRDAVGSEVVLAGWVDTVRDLGGITFIDLRDREGVTQILVGPDAGESVVGAAKRVGSEWVIAVRGAVIERSAGTVNRNISTGEIEVKASEIEVLSPSKTPPFEIDDDVKASEDLRLRYRYLDLRRGSVRRRLETRSRLTFATRRHLVEKGFHEVETPYLTKSTPEGARDYLVPSRVHRGSFYALPQSPQLFKQLLMIAGMERYFQIVRCFRDEDLRADRQPEFTQVDIEMSFIDREDIYALVEDLFVAMFRATGIELPSPFPRLGYPEAIARYGTDKPDLRFGCDIRDLSELVRGSGYGVFDRILEEGGAVRALVAPGLARYSRKEVDELDSQIKELGAAGLGWAKWTETELKSPLAKHLGDDTLRKAFALAGGAVGDLLLVVAGDANVASTALGAMRTVLAKRERWIPEGATPAFLWVTDFPYFEYSAAEDRLEARHHPFTSPHPDDLDRLESDPASVRSLAYDVVANGYELGGGSIRIHSADLQERIFRALGLSESEAREKFGFFLEALQYGTPPHGGIALGVDRIAMIAAGGASLRDVIAFPKTTSALDLMTGSPSEVSERQLDELGIALKQPNRIGPVPS, translated from the coding sequence ATGAAATGGACGAGAACCCACAGCTGCGGTGCGCTCGGACGCGACGCCGTCGGCTCCGAGGTCGTCCTCGCGGGATGGGTCGATACCGTTCGCGATCTGGGAGGCATCACCTTCATCGATCTTCGCGACCGCGAGGGAGTCACCCAGATTCTCGTGGGGCCCGACGCGGGCGAAAGCGTGGTTGGTGCGGCCAAACGGGTGGGGTCCGAGTGGGTGATTGCTGTGCGTGGCGCCGTCATCGAGCGCAGCGCCGGCACGGTGAATCGCAATATCTCGACCGGCGAGATCGAGGTGAAGGCGTCGGAAATCGAGGTGCTTTCTCCCTCCAAGACCCCGCCTTTCGAGATCGACGACGACGTCAAAGCCAGCGAGGACCTCAGGCTGCGGTACCGCTACCTCGACCTCAGACGCGGCTCGGTCCGTAGACGGCTCGAGACCAGGAGCCGCCTTACTTTCGCCACGCGCCGCCACCTGGTGGAAAAGGGATTCCACGAGGTCGAGACTCCCTACTTGACGAAATCGACTCCGGAAGGAGCGCGGGATTACCTCGTACCGAGTCGGGTGCACCGTGGCTCCTTCTACGCGCTGCCGCAATCGCCCCAGCTGTTCAAACAGCTCCTGATGATTGCCGGCATGGAACGCTACTTCCAGATCGTGCGTTGTTTTCGTGACGAGGACTTGAGGGCCGACCGCCAGCCGGAGTTCACTCAAGTGGATATCGAGATGTCTTTCATCGACCGGGAGGACATCTACGCTCTGGTGGAAGACCTCTTCGTCGCCATGTTTCGCGCGACCGGCATCGAGCTCCCCTCCCCTTTTCCCCGATTGGGCTATCCCGAGGCGATCGCCCGCTACGGAACCGACAAGCCCGACCTGCGCTTCGGCTGCGACATCCGGGATCTCTCGGAGCTCGTCCGGGGCTCGGGCTACGGAGTCTTCGACCGCATCCTGGAAGAAGGAGGAGCGGTCCGTGCCCTCGTCGCCCCTGGTCTGGCACGATACTCGCGGAAGGAGGTGGACGAGCTCGACTCGCAAATCAAGGAGCTCGGTGCCGCGGGTCTCGGCTGGGCGAAATGGACCGAGACCGAGCTGAAATCGCCGCTGGCGAAGCATCTGGGTGATGACACTCTCAGGAAAGCTTTCGCTCTGGCCGGGGGTGCCGTGGGCGATCTCCTTCTGGTCGTTGCCGGCGACGCAAACGTGGCATCCACCGCTTTGGGGGCGATGCGCACCGTTCTCGCCAAACGCGAGAGATGGATCCCGGAAGGCGCCACACCGGCCTTTCTCTGGGTAACCGATTTCCCGTATTTCGAGTATTCTGCGGCCGAGGACCGGCTCGAGGCGAGACATCACCCGTTTACCTCGCCTCATCCCGACGACCTGGACCGGCTCGAAAGTGACCCGGCTTCGGTTCGCTCCCTCGCTTACGACGTCGTGGCGAACGGTTACGAGCTCGGCGGCGGAAGCATTCGGATTCATAGCGCCGACCTGCAGGAGCGTATCTTTCGCGCGCTCGGGCTTTCGGAGTCGGAAGCTCGAGAGAAATTCGGCTTCTTCCTCGAAGCTCTTCAATATGGTACGCCTCCGCACGGGGGGATCGCCCTGGGCGTGGACCGCATCGCCATGATCGCGGCGGGGGGCGCGAGCCTCCGGGACGTCATCGCCTTTCCCAAGACGACCTCGGCGCTGGACCTGATGACTGGTTCCCCGTCGGAGGTCTCCGAGCGCCAGCTCGATGAGCTGGGAATCGCGTTGAAGCAGCCAAACCGGATCGGCCCCGTGCCGAGTTGA
- a CDS encoding asparagine synthase-related protein → MCGIVGMFGDEHPDTLKRMLDATSHRGEDSTRYEFWDGRCGLGINRLSIMDLERGEQPIHDESHDVQVVCNGEIYNHSALVGDLRDRHDFCTRSDVEVIAHLYEDHGADCVNFLDGMFAFLVYDRRRKTFLAARDPLGIKPFYYARDGHRWYFASEAKGILETGVDPAWIRMLPPGFRLTPERGPEQYFYLATHKSIPNPGMVRELLAHAVEKRMMADVEVGTFLSGGVDSSLVTAITAGLKPDVKAFTVGVEGAPDVEAAKIVSRHLGIRHYVRAFEVDELVDLLGETIWHVESYNPSMVTGSVVTLMAAKLAKEEGVKVVLCGEGSDEIFGGYLALRELEFQDLHDASWRLIENLHKTELQRLDRMSMAVSLEARVPFLDRDLVEYALNLPASAKIKNVDGRKIEKWILREAFDGIIPSEILWREKLPFDQGSGARALIAYAESQVSDDELREARERWPDAGIVSKEMLFYYNIWREHFGEMGGHRRFDLFGDYPGMMDRIETRTATSGS, encoded by the coding sequence ATGTGCGGAATCGTAGGGATGTTCGGGGACGAGCACCCCGACACGTTGAAGCGAATGCTGGACGCGACCTCCCATCGCGGGGAGGACAGCACCCGATACGAGTTCTGGGACGGCCGCTGCGGTCTCGGCATCAACCGTCTCAGCATCATGGATCTCGAGCGCGGCGAGCAGCCGATTCACGACGAGAGTCACGACGTCCAGGTCGTCTGTAACGGGGAGATCTACAACCACTCGGCCCTCGTGGGCGATCTGCGTGATCGACACGACTTTTGCACCCGCAGCGACGTCGAAGTCATCGCTCATCTCTACGAGGACCATGGCGCGGACTGCGTCAACTTTCTCGATGGGATGTTCGCATTTCTCGTCTACGACCGCCGACGCAAGACATTCCTGGCCGCGCGAGATCCCCTGGGGATCAAGCCGTTCTACTACGCTCGCGACGGCCACCGATGGTATTTCGCTTCGGAGGCGAAGGGGATTCTCGAGACCGGTGTGGATCCTGCCTGGATCCGGATGCTGCCTCCCGGTTTCCGTCTGACGCCCGAGCGGGGTCCGGAGCAGTATTTCTATCTGGCCACCCACAAATCGATCCCCAACCCGGGGATGGTTCGCGAGCTTCTCGCACATGCCGTGGAAAAGCGCATGATGGCGGACGTGGAGGTCGGAACGTTCCTTTCGGGAGGAGTCGACTCGAGCCTGGTCACCGCCATTACCGCCGGACTGAAACCCGACGTGAAAGCGTTCACCGTCGGCGTCGAGGGGGCGCCCGATGTCGAGGCGGCGAAAATCGTCTCCCGACATCTGGGAATCCGGCATTACGTACGGGCATTCGAGGTCGACGAGCTGGTCGATCTTCTCGGCGAGACCATCTGGCACGTCGAGAGCTACAACCCATCCATGGTGACCGGCTCGGTGGTGACTCTGATGGCCGCCAAACTGGCCAAGGAAGAAGGCGTGAAGGTCGTTCTTTGCGGCGAAGGGAGCGACGAGATCTTCGGCGGATATCTCGCGCTGCGCGAGCTCGAGTTCCAGGACTTGCATGATGCCTCGTGGCGCTTGATCGAGAATCTCCACAAGACAGAGCTCCAACGGCTGGATCGCATGAGCATGGCAGTCTCTCTGGAAGCCCGCGTGCCCTTCCTCGATCGGGATCTCGTCGAGTACGCTCTCAACCTGCCGGCGTCGGCGAAGATAAAGAACGTCGACGGTCGGAAGATCGAGAAGTGGATTCTCAGAGAGGCCTTCGACGGCATCATCCCGAGTGAGATTCTATGGCGGGAGAAACTCCCATTCGATCAGGGCAGCGGCGCTCGGGCCTTGATTGCCTATGCGGAGAGCCAGGTCAGCGACGACGAGCTTCGCGAAGCTCGGGAGCGGTGGCCCGACGCGGGCATCGTCTCGAAGGAGATGCTCTTCTACTACAACATCTGGCGCGAGCACTTTGGCGAGATGGGGGGCCACAGGCGTTTCGATCTCTTCGGTGATTATCCCGGGATGATGGATCGCATCGAGACTCGCACGGCAACGAGCGGGAGCTAG
- a CDS encoding gamma carbonic anhydrase family protein codes for MIHRYRDKSPAVHDTAFVAESAHVIGDVTVGADSSIWFGAVVRGDVNIIRIGARTNVQDLTVIHVNHGESPTILEDDVTIGHRAILHGCHVKSGSLIGMGALLLDGVVVEERALVAAGSLVSPGTVVPAGKLALGAPARIVRALSNEELDRLERASAVYRELKDDYRR; via the coding sequence TTGATCCACCGCTATCGCGACAAGAGTCCTGCCGTACACGACACCGCTTTCGTCGCCGAGAGCGCTCACGTGATCGGCGACGTCACCGTCGGTGCCGACTCCAGCATCTGGTTCGGTGCCGTCGTTCGGGGCGACGTCAACATCATCCGCATCGGGGCACGAACGAACGTGCAGGACTTGACGGTCATACACGTCAATCACGGGGAGAGCCCAACCATCCTGGAGGACGACGTAACCATCGGCCATCGGGCCATCCTCCATGGGTGCCATGTGAAGTCCGGCTCGCTGATCGGCATGGGCGCTCTTCTTCTCGACGGCGTCGTCGTCGAAGAGCGGGCGCTCGTGGCGGCCGGCTCGTTGGTAAGCCCGGGGACCGTGGTCCCGGCGGGCAAGCTCGCACTCGGCGCTCCCGCGCGCATTGTTCGGGCTCTTTCCAACGAGGAGCTCGACCGGCTCGAGCGCGCCTCGGCCGTGTACCGCGAGCTCAAGGACGACTACCGCAGATGA
- a CDS encoding P1 family peptidase — MLKHCITDVPGIRVGHAVSTVGHTGCTVILVERGAIAGLDIGGSAPGMRETEMLNPTNMVMRIHAVLLTGGSTFGLNAAGGVQQFLQERDIGFTASTGVIVPIVPTAVIFDLDVGKPRIYPDRDMGLAASEGATEDASPEGRVGAGIGATVGKVLGSDSAMRGGLGTASVRLANGVTVGALAVCNAWGDVVDPRTGQILAGARQPDDPERFLDTESYIFGQTELATRYFGMDTTLCVVATDGAFTREQITKIAMMAQDGIPRVVRPSHTMFDGDVVFALSTLGRPTQAVDVNIVGSVAARLVETAIVRGVSIANELPVPEDF, encoded by the coding sequence ATGCTGAAGCACTGCATCACTGACGTTCCCGGAATCCGCGTGGGTCACGCGGTGAGCACGGTGGGTCATACGGGTTGCACCGTGATTCTCGTCGAGCGGGGCGCCATCGCCGGCCTCGATATCGGCGGCTCCGCCCCGGGAATGCGGGAGACGGAGATGCTGAATCCGACCAACATGGTCATGAGAATCCACGCGGTGCTGCTCACCGGGGGAAGCACGTTCGGCCTCAACGCGGCGGGAGGGGTCCAGCAGTTCCTGCAAGAACGTGACATCGGGTTCACGGCCTCGACCGGAGTGATCGTCCCCATCGTGCCCACGGCGGTTATCTTCGATCTCGACGTGGGAAAGCCGCGGATCTACCCCGACCGCGACATGGGTCTCGCCGCGAGCGAAGGAGCGACCGAGGACGCCTCGCCCGAGGGGCGAGTGGGGGCCGGTATCGGGGCGACGGTTGGCAAGGTCCTCGGAAGCGACTCGGCCATGCGTGGAGGGTTGGGGACGGCCTCGGTGCGGCTCGCGAACGGGGTCACGGTGGGAGCCCTCGCCGTCTGCAACGCCTGGGGAGACGTCGTCGATCCGAGAACCGGTCAAATCCTCGCCGGAGCGAGACAGCCCGACGATCCCGAACGCTTCCTCGATACCGAGTCCTATATCTTCGGTCAGACCGAGCTCGCGACCCGGTATTTCGGGATGGACACGACTCTGTGCGTCGTCGCCACCGACGGTGCGTTCACGCGCGAGCAGATCACGAAGATCGCGATGATGGCCCAGGACGGCATCCCCCGCGTGGTTCGACCCTCGCATACGATGTTCGACGGCGACGTGGTCTTCGCCCTGTCGACCCTGGGAAGACCCACTCAAGCCGTGGATGTCAACATCGTCGGGAGCGTGGCGGCGCGACTCGTGGAGACGGCCATCGTCCGCGGCGTCTCGATCGCCAACGAACTTCCCGTTCCCGAAGACTTCTGA